In one window of Mus pahari chromosome 3, PAHARI_EIJ_v1.1, whole genome shotgun sequence DNA:
- the Dgkz gene encoding diacylglycerol kinase zeta isoform X5 has product MLPKSAPRRKCAACKIVVHTPCIEQLEKINFRCKPSFRESGSRNVREPTFVRHHWVHRRRQDGKCRHCGKGFQQKFTFHSKEIVAISCSWCKQAYHSKVSCFMMQQIEEPCSLGVHAAVVIPPTWILRARRPQNTLKASKKKKRASFKRRSSKKGPEEGRWRPFIIRPTPSPLMKPLLVFVNPKSGGNQGAKIIQSFLWYLNPRQVFDLSQGGPREALEMYRKVHNLRILACGGDGTVGWILSTLDQLRLKPPPPVAILPLGTGNDLARTLNWGGGYTDEPVSKILSHVEEGNVVQLDRWDLRAEPNPEAGPEERDDGATDRLPLDVFNNYFSLGFDAHVTLEFHESREANPEKFNSRFRNKMFYAGTAFSDFLMGSSKDLAKHIRVVCDGMDLTPKIQDLKPQCIVFLNIPRYCAGTMPWGHPGEHHDFEPQRHDDGYLEVIGFTMTSLAALQVGGHGERLTQCREVLLTTAKAIPVQVDGEPCKLSASRIRIALRNQATMVQKAKRRSTAPLHSDQQPVPEQLRIQVSRVSMHDYEALHYDKEQLKEASVPLGTVVVPGDSDLELCRAHIERLQREPDGAGAKSPMCHQLSSKWCFLDATTASRFYRIDRAQEHLNYVTEIAQDEIYILDPELLGASARPDLPTPTSPLPASPCSPTPGSLQGDTALPQGEELIEAAKRNDCCKLQELHRAGGDLMHRDQKSRTLLHHAVSTGSKEVVRYLLDHAPPEILDAVEENGETCLHQAAALGQRTICHYIVEAGASLMKTDQQGDTPRQRAEKAQDTELAAYLENRQHYQMIQREDQETAV; this is encoded by the exons ATGCTG CCGAAGTCAGCGCCCAGAAGAAAGTGCGCAGCCTGTAAGATTGTGGTGCATACCCCATGCATTGAGCAGCTGGAAAAG ATCAATTTCCGCTGTAAGCCGTCCTTCCGAGAATCAGGCTCCAGGAATGTCCGTGAG CCAACCTTCGTAAGACACCACTGGGTCCACAGACGACGCCAGGATGGCAAGTGTCGGCACTGTGGGAAG GGCTTCCAGCAGAAGTTCACCTTCCACAGCAAGGAGATCGTAGCCATCAGCTGCTCCTGGTGCAAACAGGCA TACCACAGCAAGGTGTCATGCTTCATGATGCAGCAGATTGAGGAGCCCTGCTCCCTAGGGGTGCATGCGGCCGTGGTCATCCCACCCACCTGGATCCTGCGGGCCCGGAGACCCCAG AACACCCTCAAGGccagcaagaagaaaaagagagcgTCCTTCAAGAGGAGGTCCAGCAAGAAAGGACCTGAG GAAGGCCGCTGGAGACCCTTCATCATCAGACCCACCCCGTCCCCCCTCATGAAACCCCTGCTGGTGTTTGTGAACCCCAAGAGTGGGGGCAACCAG GGCGCCAAGATCATCCAGTCTTTTTTGTGGTATCTGAATCCCCGACAAGTCTTTGATCTGAGCCAGGGAGGACCCCGGGAAGC GCTGGAAATGTACCGCAAAGTACATAATTTGAGGATTCTGGCTTGCGGGGGTGATGGCACG GTTGGCTGGATTCTCTCTACCCTGGACCAGCTGCGCTTAAAACCACCGCCTCCTGTGGCCATCCTGCCCCTGGGCACTGGCAATGACCTGGCCCGAACCCTCAACTGGGGTGGG GGTTACACAGATGAGCCCGTGTCAAAGATCCTTTCCCATGTTGAGGAGGGGAATGTGGTACAGCTAGACCGTTGGGACCTCCGAGCAGAGCCCAACCCCGAGGCGGGGCCTGAGGAGCGAGATGATGGAGCCACTGACCGG CTGCCCCTGGATGTCTTTAACAACTACTTCAGCCTTGGCTTCGATGCCCACGTCACCCTGGAATTTCATGAGTCTCGAG AAGCCAACCCAGAGAAGTTCAACAGCCGCTTTCGGAATAAGATGTTCTATGCTGGG ACGGCCTTCTCTGACTTCCTGATGGGCAGCTCCAAGGACTTAGCCAAGCACATCCGAGTAGTG TGTGATGGAATGGACCTAACCCCCAAGATTCAGGACTTGAAACCGCAGTGCATCGTCTTTCTGAATATCCCCAG GTACTGTGCAGGCACCATGCCCTGGGGCCACCCAGGGGAGCACCATGACTTTGAGCCCCAGAGGCATGATGATGGCTACCTGGAGGTCATCGGCTTCACCATGACATCCTTG GCAGCACTGCAGGTGGGTGGGCACGGCGAGCGATTGACCCAGTGCCGAGAAGTGCTGCTCACCACTGCCAAGGCCATCCCTGTGCAGGTGGATGGTGAGCCCTGCAAGCTTTCAGCATCGCGGATTCGAATTGCCCTGCGCAACCAGGCCACTATGGTGCAGAAGGCCAAGCGCCGGAGTACTGCCCCACTGCACAGCGA TCAGCAACCGGTTCCTGAGCAGCTGAGGATCCAAGTGAGCAGGGTCAGTATGCATGACTACGAGGCTCTGCATTATGACAAGGAGCAGCTCAAGGAGGCCT CTGTGCCTCTGGGCACTGTAGTGGTCCCCGGAGACAGTGACCTGGAGCTCTGCCGTGCCCACATTGAGAGACTGCAGCGG GAGCCCGATGGGGCTGGAGCCAAGTCCCCAATGTGCCACCAACTCTCCTCCAAGTGGTGTTTCCTGGATG CCACCACTGCCAGCCGCTTCTACAGGATCGACAGGGCCCAG GAGCACCTCAACTATGTGACGGAGATTGCCCAGGACGAGATTTACATCCTAGACCCAGAGCTTCTGGGAGCATCAGCCCGGCCTGACCTCCCCACCCCTACTTCCCcgctccctgcctccccctgctcccctacacctGG GTCACTGCAGGGGGACACTGCACTGCCCCAAG GTGAAGAACTGATTGAAGCTGCCAAGAGGAATGACTGCTGCAAG CTCCAGGAGCTACACCGAGCAGGAGGTGACCTCATGCACCGCGACCAAAAGAGCCGCACACTCTTGCACCACGCGGTCAGCACTGGCAGTAAGGAAGTGGTCCGCTATCTGCTGGATCATG CACCTCCAGAGATCCTTGATGCTGTGGAGGAGAA TGGGGAGACCTGTCTCCACCAGGCAGCTGCCCTGGGTCAGCGCACCATCTGCCACTACATTGTGGAAGCCGGGGCCTCCCTCATGAAGACAGATCAGCAG GGCGACACTCCCCGGCAGCGAGCTGAGAAGGCTCAAGACACAGAGCTAGCTGCCTACCTGGAGAACAGACAGCATTACCAGATGATCCAGCGTGAGGACCAGGAGACGGCTGTGTAG
- the Dgkz gene encoding diacylglycerol kinase zeta isoform X4, whose protein sequence is MEPRDPSPEGRSSDSESASASSSGSERDAGPEPDKAPRRLTKRRFPGLRLFGHRKAITKSGLQHLAPPPPTLGAPCGESERQTQSTVDWSESAVYGEHIWFETNVSGDFCYVGEQHCVAKMLPKSAPRRKCAACKIVVHTPCIEQLEKINFRCKPSFRESGSRNVREPTFVRHHWVHRRRQDGKCRHCGKGFQQKFTFHSKEIVAISCSWCKQAYHSKVSCFMMQQIEEPCSLGVHAAVVIPPTWILRARRPQNTLKASKKKKRASFKRRSSKKGPEEGRWRPFIIRPTPSPLMKPLLVFVNPKSGGNQGAKIIQSFLWYLNPRQVFDLSQGGPREALEMYRKVHNLRILACGGDGTVGWILSTLDQLRLKPPPPVAILPLGTGNDLARTLNWGGGYTDEPVSKILSHVEEGNVVQLDRWDLRAEPNPEAGPEERDDGATDRLPLDVFNNYFSLGFDAHVTLEFHESREANPEKFNSRFRNKMFYAGTAFSDFLMGSSKDLAKHIRVVCDGMDLTPKIQDLKPQCIVFLNIPRYCAGTMPWGHPGEHHDFEPQRHDDGYLEVIGFTMTSLAALQVGGHGERLTQCREVLLTTAKAIPVQVDGEPCKLSASRIRIALRNQATMVQKAKRRSTAPLHSDQQPVPEQLRIQVSRVSMHDYEALHYDKEQLKEASVPLGTVVVPGDSDLELCRAHIERLQREPDGAGAKSPMCHQLSSKWCFLDATTASRFYRIDRAQEHLNYVTEIAQDEIYILDPELLGASARPDLPTPTSPLPASPCSPTPGSLQGDTALPQGEELIEAAKRNDCCKLQELHRAGGDLMHRDQKSRTLLHHAVSTGSKEVVRYLLDHAPPEILDAVEENGETCLHQAAALGQRTICHYIVEAGASLMKTDQQGDTPRQRAEKAQDTELAAYLENRQHYQMIQREDQETAV, encoded by the exons ATGGAGCCGCGGGACCCCAGCCCCGAGGGCCGGAGCAGCGACTCGGAGTCGGCCTCCGCCTCGTCCAGCGGCTCCGAGCGCGACGCGGGTCCGGAGCCCGACAAGGCGCCGCGGCGCCTGACCAAACGGCGCTTCCCGGGGCTGCGGCTCTTTGGGCACAG GAAAGCCATCACCAAGTCGGGCCTTCAGCACCTGGCACCCCCTCCTCCCACGCTTGGGGCCCCGTGCGGTGAATCTGAGCGGCAGACCCAGAGCACTGTGGACTggagt GAGTCAGCAGTGTATGGGGAGCACATCTGGTTTGAGACCAACGTGTCGGGTGACTTCTGCTATGTCGGGGAGCAGCACTGTGTAGCGAAGATGCTG CCGAAGTCAGCGCCCAGAAGAAAGTGCGCAGCCTGTAAGATTGTGGTGCATACCCCATGCATTGAGCAGCTGGAAAAG ATCAATTTCCGCTGTAAGCCGTCCTTCCGAGAATCAGGCTCCAGGAATGTCCGTGAG CCAACCTTCGTAAGACACCACTGGGTCCACAGACGACGCCAGGATGGCAAGTGTCGGCACTGTGGGAAG GGCTTCCAGCAGAAGTTCACCTTCCACAGCAAGGAGATCGTAGCCATCAGCTGCTCCTGGTGCAAACAGGCA TACCACAGCAAGGTGTCATGCTTCATGATGCAGCAGATTGAGGAGCCCTGCTCCCTAGGGGTGCATGCGGCCGTGGTCATCCCACCCACCTGGATCCTGCGGGCCCGGAGACCCCAG AACACCCTCAAGGccagcaagaagaaaaagagagcgTCCTTCAAGAGGAGGTCCAGCAAGAAAGGACCTGAG GAAGGCCGCTGGAGACCCTTCATCATCAGACCCACCCCGTCCCCCCTCATGAAACCCCTGCTGGTGTTTGTGAACCCCAAGAGTGGGGGCAACCAG GGCGCCAAGATCATCCAGTCTTTTTTGTGGTATCTGAATCCCCGACAAGTCTTTGATCTGAGCCAGGGAGGACCCCGGGAAGC GCTGGAAATGTACCGCAAAGTACATAATTTGAGGATTCTGGCTTGCGGGGGTGATGGCACG GTTGGCTGGATTCTCTCTACCCTGGACCAGCTGCGCTTAAAACCACCGCCTCCTGTGGCCATCCTGCCCCTGGGCACTGGCAATGACCTGGCCCGAACCCTCAACTGGGGTGGG GGTTACACAGATGAGCCCGTGTCAAAGATCCTTTCCCATGTTGAGGAGGGGAATGTGGTACAGCTAGACCGTTGGGACCTCCGAGCAGAGCCCAACCCCGAGGCGGGGCCTGAGGAGCGAGATGATGGAGCCACTGACCGG CTGCCCCTGGATGTCTTTAACAACTACTTCAGCCTTGGCTTCGATGCCCACGTCACCCTGGAATTTCATGAGTCTCGAG AAGCCAACCCAGAGAAGTTCAACAGCCGCTTTCGGAATAAGATGTTCTATGCTGGG ACGGCCTTCTCTGACTTCCTGATGGGCAGCTCCAAGGACTTAGCCAAGCACATCCGAGTAGTG TGTGATGGAATGGACCTAACCCCCAAGATTCAGGACTTGAAACCGCAGTGCATCGTCTTTCTGAATATCCCCAG GTACTGTGCAGGCACCATGCCCTGGGGCCACCCAGGGGAGCACCATGACTTTGAGCCCCAGAGGCATGATGATGGCTACCTGGAGGTCATCGGCTTCACCATGACATCCTTG GCAGCACTGCAGGTGGGTGGGCACGGCGAGCGATTGACCCAGTGCCGAGAAGTGCTGCTCACCACTGCCAAGGCCATCCCTGTGCAGGTGGATGGTGAGCCCTGCAAGCTTTCAGCATCGCGGATTCGAATTGCCCTGCGCAACCAGGCCACTATGGTGCAGAAGGCCAAGCGCCGGAGTACTGCCCCACTGCACAGCGA TCAGCAACCGGTTCCTGAGCAGCTGAGGATCCAAGTGAGCAGGGTCAGTATGCATGACTACGAGGCTCTGCATTATGACAAGGAGCAGCTCAAGGAGGCCT CTGTGCCTCTGGGCACTGTAGTGGTCCCCGGAGACAGTGACCTGGAGCTCTGCCGTGCCCACATTGAGAGACTGCAGCGG GAGCCCGATGGGGCTGGAGCCAAGTCCCCAATGTGCCACCAACTCTCCTCCAAGTGGTGTTTCCTGGATG CCACCACTGCCAGCCGCTTCTACAGGATCGACAGGGCCCAG GAGCACCTCAACTATGTGACGGAGATTGCCCAGGACGAGATTTACATCCTAGACCCAGAGCTTCTGGGAGCATCAGCCCGGCCTGACCTCCCCACCCCTACTTCCCcgctccctgcctccccctgctcccctacacctGG GTCACTGCAGGGGGACACTGCACTGCCCCAAG GTGAAGAACTGATTGAAGCTGCCAAGAGGAATGACTGCTGCAAG CTCCAGGAGCTACACCGAGCAGGAGGTGACCTCATGCACCGCGACCAAAAGAGCCGCACACTCTTGCACCACGCGGTCAGCACTGGCAGTAAGGAAGTGGTCCGCTATCTGCTGGATCATG CACCTCCAGAGATCCTTGATGCTGTGGAGGAGAA TGGGGAGACCTGTCTCCACCAGGCAGCTGCCCTGGGTCAGCGCACCATCTGCCACTACATTGTGGAAGCCGGGGCCTCCCTCATGAAGACAGATCAGCAG GGCGACACTCCCCGGCAGCGAGCTGAGAAGGCTCAAGACACAGAGCTAGCTGCCTACCTGGAGAACAGACAGCATTACCAGATGATCCAGCGTGAGGACCAGGAGACGGCTGTGTAG
- the Dgkz gene encoding diacylglycerol kinase zeta isoform X1, which translates to METFFRKHFQRKARGTGERRSSGVGLPTGKARRRSPAGQASSSLAQRRRSSAQLQGCFPSCGVGMRGASRRRSSTAPPTCNPRFMVDVVPTLQPAAVGAQLLGAPLLLAGLTSMKEEEEGVPEGDETAEATSDARPGTGTVPFSHQGTWPLLPMPRYLRRASSHLLPADVECGHTLWGLHGHYRRLSQRWPSGQHPGLGGRSPRASGATAGPMIPARVRPLSRRRQVALRRKSAGPQPWSTLLMKAITKSGLQHLAPPPPTLGAPCGESERQTQSTVDWSESAVYGEHIWFETNVSGDFCYVGEQHCVAKMLPKSAPRRKCAACKIVVHTPCIEQLEKINFRCKPSFRESGSRNVREPTFVRHHWVHRRRQDGKCRHCGKGFQQKFTFHSKEIVAISCSWCKQAYHSKVSCFMMQQIEEPCSLGVHAAVVIPPTWILRARRPQNTLKASKKKKRASFKRRSSKKGPEEGRWRPFIIRPTPSPLMKPLLVFVNPKSGGNQGAKIIQSFLWYLNPRQVFDLSQGGPREALEMYRKVHNLRILACGGDGTVGWILSTLDQLRLKPPPPVAILPLGTGNDLARTLNWGGGYTDEPVSKILSHVEEGNVVQLDRWDLRAEPNPEAGPEERDDGATDRLPLDVFNNYFSLGFDAHVTLEFHESREANPEKFNSRFRNKMFYAGTAFSDFLMGSSKDLAKHIRVVCDGMDLTPKIQDLKPQCIVFLNIPRYCAGTMPWGHPGEHHDFEPQRHDDGYLEVIGFTMTSLAALQVGGHGERLTQCREVLLTTAKAIPVQVDGEPCKLSASRIRIALRNQATMVQKAKRRSTAPLHSDQQPVPEQLRIQVSRVSMHDYEALHYDKEQLKEASVPLGTVVVPGDSDLELCRAHIERLQREPDGAGAKSPMCHQLSSKWCFLDATTASRFYRIDRAQEHLNYVTEIAQDEIYILDPELLGASARPDLPTPTSPLPASPCSPTPGSLQGDTALPQGEELIEAAKRNDCCKLQELHRAGGDLMHRDQKSRTLLHHAVSTGSKEVVRYLLDHAPPEILDAVEENGETCLHQAAALGQRTICHYIVEAGASLMKTDQQGDTPRQRAEKAQDTELAAYLENRQHYQMIQREDQETAV; encoded by the exons ATGGAGACCTTCTTTAGGAAGCATTTCCAGCGAAAGGCACGAGGTACCGGAGAGAGGCGGTCCAGTGGTGTGGGGCTGCCCACAGGCAAGGCTCGACGCCGCTCCCCTGCAGGGCAGGCGTCCTCTTCACTGGCCCAGAGGCGCCGCTCCAGTGCACAGCTCCAGGGCTGTTTTCCCAGCTGCGGGGTGGGCATGAGAGGTGCCAGCCGCAGGCGCTCCAGCACTGCACCCCCTACCTGCAATCCCCGCTTCATGGTGGATGTGGTGCCTACCCTACAACCTGCCGCTGTTGGGGCCCAGCTTCTGGGTGCGCCCCTGCTGTTGGCTGGGCTCACGAgcatgaaggaggaggaggaaggggtccCGGAGGGAGATGAGACAGCTGAAGCGACAAGTGATGCTAGGCCAGGTACCGGGACAGTGCCCTTCTCACACCAGGGCACCTGGCCACTGCTTCCCATGCCCCGCTACCTGCGCCGAGCCTCTTCCCACCTGCTCCCTGCTGATGTGGAGTGTGGCCATACTCTTTGGGGCCTGCATGGTCACTATCGTCGCCTCAGCCAGCGGTGGCCCTCAGGCCAGCACCCTGGTCTTGGGGGCCGAAGCCCAAGAGCCTCGGGCGCTACGGCAGGCCCCATGATACCGGCCCGTGTACGCCCGCTGTCTCGCAGACGGCAGGTAGCTCTAAGGCGGAAGTCAGCTGGACCCCAGCCCTGGAGCACCCTGCTTAT GAAAGCCATCACCAAGTCGGGCCTTCAGCACCTGGCACCCCCTCCTCCCACGCTTGGGGCCCCGTGCGGTGAATCTGAGCGGCAGACCCAGAGCACTGTGGACTggagt GAGTCAGCAGTGTATGGGGAGCACATCTGGTTTGAGACCAACGTGTCGGGTGACTTCTGCTATGTCGGGGAGCAGCACTGTGTAGCGAAGATGCTG CCGAAGTCAGCGCCCAGAAGAAAGTGCGCAGCCTGTAAGATTGTGGTGCATACCCCATGCATTGAGCAGCTGGAAAAG ATCAATTTCCGCTGTAAGCCGTCCTTCCGAGAATCAGGCTCCAGGAATGTCCGTGAG CCAACCTTCGTAAGACACCACTGGGTCCACAGACGACGCCAGGATGGCAAGTGTCGGCACTGTGGGAAG GGCTTCCAGCAGAAGTTCACCTTCCACAGCAAGGAGATCGTAGCCATCAGCTGCTCCTGGTGCAAACAGGCA TACCACAGCAAGGTGTCATGCTTCATGATGCAGCAGATTGAGGAGCCCTGCTCCCTAGGGGTGCATGCGGCCGTGGTCATCCCACCCACCTGGATCCTGCGGGCCCGGAGACCCCAG AACACCCTCAAGGccagcaagaagaaaaagagagcgTCCTTCAAGAGGAGGTCCAGCAAGAAAGGACCTGAG GAAGGCCGCTGGAGACCCTTCATCATCAGACCCACCCCGTCCCCCCTCATGAAACCCCTGCTGGTGTTTGTGAACCCCAAGAGTGGGGGCAACCAG GGCGCCAAGATCATCCAGTCTTTTTTGTGGTATCTGAATCCCCGACAAGTCTTTGATCTGAGCCAGGGAGGACCCCGGGAAGC GCTGGAAATGTACCGCAAAGTACATAATTTGAGGATTCTGGCTTGCGGGGGTGATGGCACG GTTGGCTGGATTCTCTCTACCCTGGACCAGCTGCGCTTAAAACCACCGCCTCCTGTGGCCATCCTGCCCCTGGGCACTGGCAATGACCTGGCCCGAACCCTCAACTGGGGTGGG GGTTACACAGATGAGCCCGTGTCAAAGATCCTTTCCCATGTTGAGGAGGGGAATGTGGTACAGCTAGACCGTTGGGACCTCCGAGCAGAGCCCAACCCCGAGGCGGGGCCTGAGGAGCGAGATGATGGAGCCACTGACCGG CTGCCCCTGGATGTCTTTAACAACTACTTCAGCCTTGGCTTCGATGCCCACGTCACCCTGGAATTTCATGAGTCTCGAG AAGCCAACCCAGAGAAGTTCAACAGCCGCTTTCGGAATAAGATGTTCTATGCTGGG ACGGCCTTCTCTGACTTCCTGATGGGCAGCTCCAAGGACTTAGCCAAGCACATCCGAGTAGTG TGTGATGGAATGGACCTAACCCCCAAGATTCAGGACTTGAAACCGCAGTGCATCGTCTTTCTGAATATCCCCAG GTACTGTGCAGGCACCATGCCCTGGGGCCACCCAGGGGAGCACCATGACTTTGAGCCCCAGAGGCATGATGATGGCTACCTGGAGGTCATCGGCTTCACCATGACATCCTTG GCAGCACTGCAGGTGGGTGGGCACGGCGAGCGATTGACCCAGTGCCGAGAAGTGCTGCTCACCACTGCCAAGGCCATCCCTGTGCAGGTGGATGGTGAGCCCTGCAAGCTTTCAGCATCGCGGATTCGAATTGCCCTGCGCAACCAGGCCACTATGGTGCAGAAGGCCAAGCGCCGGAGTACTGCCCCACTGCACAGCGA TCAGCAACCGGTTCCTGAGCAGCTGAGGATCCAAGTGAGCAGGGTCAGTATGCATGACTACGAGGCTCTGCATTATGACAAGGAGCAGCTCAAGGAGGCCT CTGTGCCTCTGGGCACTGTAGTGGTCCCCGGAGACAGTGACCTGGAGCTCTGCCGTGCCCACATTGAGAGACTGCAGCGG GAGCCCGATGGGGCTGGAGCCAAGTCCCCAATGTGCCACCAACTCTCCTCCAAGTGGTGTTTCCTGGATG CCACCACTGCCAGCCGCTTCTACAGGATCGACAGGGCCCAG GAGCACCTCAACTATGTGACGGAGATTGCCCAGGACGAGATTTACATCCTAGACCCAGAGCTTCTGGGAGCATCAGCCCGGCCTGACCTCCCCACCCCTACTTCCCcgctccctgcctccccctgctcccctacacctGG GTCACTGCAGGGGGACACTGCACTGCCCCAAG GTGAAGAACTGATTGAAGCTGCCAAGAGGAATGACTGCTGCAAG CTCCAGGAGCTACACCGAGCAGGAGGTGACCTCATGCACCGCGACCAAAAGAGCCGCACACTCTTGCACCACGCGGTCAGCACTGGCAGTAAGGAAGTGGTCCGCTATCTGCTGGATCATG CACCTCCAGAGATCCTTGATGCTGTGGAGGAGAA TGGGGAGACCTGTCTCCACCAGGCAGCTGCCCTGGGTCAGCGCACCATCTGCCACTACATTGTGGAAGCCGGGGCCTCCCTCATGAAGACAGATCAGCAG GGCGACACTCCCCGGCAGCGAGCTGAGAAGGCTCAAGACACAGAGCTAGCTGCCTACCTGGAGAACAGACAGCATTACCAGATGATCCAGCGTGAGGACCAGGAGACGGCTGTGTAG